The Rickettsiales bacterium genome includes a region encoding these proteins:
- a CDS encoding prepilin-type N-terminal cleavage/methylation domain-containing protein, translating to MKSLHKNFNHKAFTLIELAVVLVIIGLISGSAFYLSRDIIESSKRVATENRLDTIEKALFTFWQKNGRLPCPADATLAKTDSNYGVEAVNTNDTCEGFTPAANFSTNSVYKYKAAEGAVPITTLGLPKDFIYDGWNRKVAYAVNPEFVITNAKGRILLKSSECVANTSIRIKDASGAYRSNSAVYALISYGKNGHGAYPKTGSTRYNSGSTNTDELANCHCDSSAADTTYYGDYIQRSNNLNEVTAANYFDDIVRYKERWQLTTDEDMAGDDGYRGPDLAVAYVKTTTGTVYTYKNQCGAFIKQADLEPLPTNEVMGIAFTAGNKHLLTYSAAGCNLYKIDNDGTLTDLPNAFDTACTYNSTAVMELSNNGYLAISSGTSSPTIHLWKQSGDKFIALADLTHTNNILELSFSHNANLLAIRSATNTSKIYKRKGDSFSSAAADITQPTGFTSINPPASLTFSPDGNYLSIAGCIMSGGFCDNYLKSWRIRGDSTYAFIPLADIFLDKSSGSFFTIYKLKFSPNSNYLIYDSWSSRTYIRKIEHDDVITTNLVGFLVFDSGGSDMSFSFSRNSNYMISSRGRNTDLVGLIPATPVIFVRKVGYVSQMNGYFQADGTAGTIPIRMLDQVLADATGGPAAFAH from the coding sequence ATGAAATCTTTACATAAAAACTTTAATCACAAAGCTTTTACTTTAATTGAGCTGGCTGTGGTGTTGGTCATTATTGGTCTAATAAGTGGTAGCGCATTTTATTTATCACGAGATATTATAGAATCATCCAAAAGAGTGGCGACTGAAAACCGTCTTGATACAATAGAAAAGGCGTTATTTACCTTCTGGCAGAAAAATGGAAGACTGCCTTGTCCTGCGGACGCGACACTTGCCAAGACTGATTCTAATTATGGGGTAGAGGCTGTAAATACTAATGATACTTGCGAAGGGTTCACGCCAGCAGCTAATTTCAGTACAAACTCGGTTTATAAGTATAAAGCAGCAGAAGGTGCTGTGCCGATTACTACACTTGGTTTGCCAAAAGATTTTATATATGACGGCTGGAATAGAAAGGTAGCTTATGCGGTTAATCCTGAGTTTGTTATAACAAACGCTAAAGGTCGTATCTTATTGAAAAGTAGTGAGTGTGTGGCTAATACTTCAATACGAATAAAAGATGCTAGCGGGGCTTACCGTTCTAATAGCGCTGTTTACGCGCTCATAAGTTATGGTAAGAACGGACACGGCGCGTATCCTAAAACTGGTAGTACCCGATATAATTCTGGCAGTACAAACACTGATGAGCTTGCTAACTGCCACTGCGACTCTTCGGCTGCGGATACGACTTATTATGGTGATTACATACAAAGAAGCAATAATCTCAACGAGGTAACAGCGGCTAATTACTTTGATGATATAGTGCGCTACAAAGAACGCTGGCAACTAACAACCGATGAGGATATGGCTGGTGACGATGGTTACAGGGGGCCTGATCTTGCGGTTGCCTATGTAAAAACTACGACCGGTACGGTATATACATATAAAAATCAGTGTGGTGCGTTTATAAAACAAGCGGATCTTGAACCGCTGCCAACTAATGAGGTGATGGGAATAGCGTTTACCGCTGGTAATAAACATCTACTTACTTACTCTGCCGCCGGATGTAACCTCTATAAAATAGATAATGACGGAACATTAACAGACTTGCCTAACGCTTTTGATACCGCCTGTACCTATAACTCAACAGCGGTTATGGAGCTTTCCAATAATGGCTATCTTGCTATAAGCAGTGGAACTAGCAGTCCGACAATTCATTTATGGAAGCAATCAGGCGATAAATTCATCGCTCTTGCTGATCTTACACACACCAACAACATATTAGAGCTTTCATTCTCCCATAATGCTAATTTACTCGCTATACGCAGTGCCACGAATACCTCTAAGATATATAAACGTAAAGGAGATAGTTTTAGCTCTGCCGCCGCTGATATAACCCAACCCACTGGATTTACCAGCATCAATCCACCAGCTTCTTTAACATTTTCTCCTGATGGTAATTATTTAAGTATTGCCGGTTGCATTATGTCGGGGGGGTTCTGTGATAATTATTTGAAAAGTTGGCGGATTCGTGGTGATAGTACATATGCGTTTATTCCTCTCGCCGATATTTTTTTAGATAAGAGCTCTGGTAGTTTTTTTACGATTTATAAGCTAAAATTTTCTCCTAACAGTAACTATTTAATATATGATTCATGGAGTTCTAGAACGTATATACGCAAAATTGAGCATGATGATGTGATTACAACAAATTTAGTTGGATTCTTAGTTTTTGATTCAGGAGGATCGGATATGAGTTTTTCTTTTTCCAGAAATTCAAACTATATGATTAGTTCAAGGGGTAGAAATACAGAT